Genomic segment of Perca flavescens isolate YP-PL-M2 chromosome 7, PFLA_1.0, whole genome shotgun sequence:
GTCCGAGAGGTGGACACCAACGTAAATTACTACCCGCGGCCATTGGTCGAGGCGTTGACATTAAAGTAAGTTGAAGACTCAAGAGCAGGCCCACAGAGAGAGCTGCAGCTTGTTTAGAGTCCAACCCGTATAAACACGACGATTTATTAATTGACTATTGaaaatgtttgtatttatttacctagctagctagatgtTAACGTTAGCGTATGCCAACGTCTTTTCAAAtgtactaacgttagcttaaaagTTCCTCGTTCGCTAACTTTAACGTAAAGTCACGAGCTAGCTTTTGTATTAATTACCTACGGACCATTTGTCCACGACTGACAGCTTGGAATTGTGAATAAGTTGTTTAATGTCAGTATTTAGCTACCATGTTAGTTTGTTTAGGCTAATTACAAATACAACACGTTAGTTCATTTTATTAACGTCAACGTTAATAGTTTGGACAAGTCAGCTTCCAGGGCACACCACAGTTAGAAGTCGGTTAACGTAACGTTACTGtagttagttagctaactagctagctggctaacgttagctataacGTTAGTCTGATCTGGTGTAAATATAAGACAAGTAATATTTTGCCTGATCTCCATCACATCTCTAGAGTGGAGAATGGCATCATTTTTATCTTGTAAAACCCTTATATCACCTTCGTCCAAAGAACACTGTGATCCAGTTGGGGTGATTTTGAGCCAAGGTGGGTGTTTGACACATGATCATGGACAGATGTTGGTACCTGAGCTGGGTCTAATGGAGATGTCAGAGTTTGAATATACACACCTTCAGCACCTTATCCAGGCACATATGGAGGCACACATTGCCCCTCCAGATCTACCAGATGCCAGATCTCACCCTGCTACAGTGATGGTTAAAGACACCACTGGATCCACAGTGGTTTCACCCTTCACGACCACTCAAGCTATTGACCTATCAACTTCAACTGATGATCACTGTCTGGTGATGCCAGGAGAAAAGACTCCAGCTTCTTATGGAGAGGTCCCGGGTTTTGTGCTAGCCAGAATCAGAGGTGAAAACAGCCCAACTGAACCACACACCAACGGCAGCACATCTTCACAGAAGCGATCGGCTGCTAGAGTTTGCTTGGAGAAAAGGTTTAACTCCATGTCTGCTGACACCCCAAGACAGCAAGATATTCAGTCTGCAGTTCTCAGCAAGTATGTCACTGATATAGTGCATTGCTATTTGTTTGTAAATATCCCCATAATGCTCATTTTTATGGAATGTGCAAAAtctctgttgtgtttcagttttTTGACGATACTGCAGCAGTCTGCAGAGGCTCAAGAGGCAGTTATACACCCTCAGATGCATAAGTGGATGAAAGCTGACAGAGCAAACTCGTTTGAGGTTCCCAGTCCGTTTGTAGGGGGTGTATTTAACCCAGTCACCAACATGTGTGAAcaagtatgatgaaaaaaaatatcagaaTGCACTTTCCTCCAGTTTTATAGATTGCACAGGCAGAATTAATTGttccatcctttttttttcttcctgttttaaCCTCAGGTGATTGGCCATATTCCTCACATGGTTGAACCTAACAAACACCAGGGATTAATCATCCCCAAgagtttttcatttaatttctgcCCAGAGAGGGATGTTAAAGCTCACTATACAAGTGACAGCAACTCAACAGAGGAGCAGCAGTTGATGAACATAGAAAGTAATAATCAGTACCCCAAACCTAATcttatttcaaaaaaagtgttgttgttgttgttgccggTATTATTACACTTAGACACAAGTTTGTGTCTAACTTATACACTTGTGTTTTTCATAGATGATGCAGTGACAGTTGCTGCCTTCAGAAAGCATGGTAGCACCCACAGCTCTCAATCCATCAAGGCTGCTTTGGCTGCCCCAGACTCTGCTGGAGAATCAGGGAGCAGCACCAGGAAAAGAGTTCGATCTCATATGTCACTTATCCAGCGCAGGGAGAGACACAACTGTAAGGAGAGGGAACGCAGGTGAGCAGTCATTACCAACAGCTGAAGTTGTCTCTACACCCTCCACAATTTGCTACGTGGTGTTCTGAAATACTCTATAAATATTAATGTACTTTAATCACAACTTGATGTTTTCATTCTGGGCCATAGTCACAGTCAAATATATTATATTGGGATGTGATATAATGTTagataaacattttaaagtgtgtgtgcctGACAGACACTACAGACTGTGTCCAAAATGAcccctcattcactcactggTCACTGTTCCCCACATAATAaacccccctctctctgcccATGCTGCCTGTCTCTCTATACTGTGGCtataaaacacaaaagaaaagccCATCTGTACTTCTTTAAACAGAATGTATCATCTTTGGGGTTGTGACCTAATGTGTCTGTAATGTGTAGTTGCTTAATACACAGATATTATGCAAATAttgtgaaaatgaatgaaataggGTAAGATAGGTATAGAGCTGCAATAATTAGTTGATTCATCGTTTAGTTGATCAAAAGAAAATTAGTCAGCAACTactttgataatcaattaatttcttaagtcatttttaaagctttggtgtgttacttttttttattaatgaacgtccattacattcaagccattgccaaatcaCTTCCACaaaactctgtatttctcagtatggctatgttcaggaATTGGTGTCGTCTGGCAACTTttgcgcgcagaaactcgatgGAAGATAATTCCCTCTTCTGAAGACTCCACCATGTTATTTTTaatcctccttgtcctccttaGCTAAGTAGCAACTGTGTgtaggaggggtgggggtggtgcgggGTCAaagaaggcttgtgtcatgtggatgcaacgaCAGAATTGTTGCcattacttaaaattcctcatggggggagaaactacgcactatagctttaagcacacatgccaaacatttgctggcTTCAGGTTCTCAATTGTGACATTACATTatagtaaattgaatattttgGGGTATTGGAGACATTTGATGACATTACCTTGTGCTCTaggacagtggttcccaaccttttttccttggcgccccccctactcatgtctaagaaaagctgagcccccccgaaaccgaagttgaggtaactctccagatagagccttactttcttttttgatacagagcagttatcagcatgGTTAAgattctcctccatgtttcatttataaaatagtgatgccgtggcggcaggaaaaacgaggatacaacaaaatacttttgtatacattatatattg
This window contains:
- the LOC114558071 gene encoding transcription factor-like 5 protein isoform X1, with the protein product MASFLSCKTLISPSSKEHCDPVGVILSQGGCLTHDHGQMLVPELGLMEMSEFEYTHLQHLIQAHMEAHIAPPDLPDARSHPATVMVKDTTGSTVVSPFTTTQAIDLSTSTDDHCLVMPGEKTPASYGEVPGFVLARIRGENSPTEPHTNGSTSSQKRSAARVCLEKRFNSMSADTPRQQDIQSAVLSNFLTILQQSAEAQEAVIHPQMHKWMKADRANSFEVPSPFVGGVFNPVTNMCEQVIGHIPHMVEPNKHQGLIIPKSFSFNFCPERDVKAHYTSDSNSTEEQQLMNIENDAVTVAAFRKHGSTHSSQSIKAALAAPDSAGESGSSTRKRVRSHMSLIQRRERHNCKERERRKRIRLYCDELNMLVPFCESDTDKVTTLQWTTAFLRYINKTYGDTFREEFQKAFTDGKGHFLKSSPSSCQDPIQREMDETLSIPLGVEQ
- the LOC114558071 gene encoding transcription factor-like 5 protein isoform X2, which translates into the protein MEAHIAPPDLPDARSHPATVMVKDTTGSTVVSPFTTTQAIDLSTSTDDHCLVMPGEKTPASYGEVPGFVLARIRGENSPTEPHTNGSTSSQKRSAARVCLEKRFNSMSADTPRQQDIQSAVLSNFLTILQQSAEAQEAVIHPQMHKWMKADRANSFEVPSPFVGGVFNPVTNMCEQVIGHIPHMVEPNKHQGLIIPKSFSFNFCPERDVKAHYTSDSNSTEEQQLMNIENDAVTVAAFRKHGSTHSSQSIKAALAAPDSAGESGSSTRKRVRSHMSLIQRRERHNCKERERRKRIRLYCDELNMLVPFCESDTDKVTTLQWTTAFLRYINKTYGDTFREEFQKAFTDGKGHFLKSSPSSCQDPIQREMDETLSIPLGVEQ